The proteins below are encoded in one region of Sulfitobacter sp. W027:
- a CDS encoding GAF domain-containing protein, with protein sequence MIAGIRMRIADRDISLKKALGLCANTIDNELFTAMRFHTETMEVERLHSTLPDIYPVNGRKPKRDTAWGEKVLIQQQVNNGFGAEDIKWAFSDHETILGLGLNAVLNIPVVRSGKVLGTINFLRQDSAFSLQEVVIGKQVAVALSRRADL encoded by the coding sequence ATGATAGCTGGCATACGTATGCGTATTGCAGATCGAGACATTTCATTGAAAAAGGCACTCGGCCTTTGTGCCAACACCATCGACAACGAGCTTTTCACAGCCATGCGCTTTCATACCGAGACGATGGAGGTAGAGCGTCTCCATTCCACCTTGCCTGACATCTACCCCGTCAACGGACGCAAGCCAAAGCGCGATACAGCATGGGGGGAAAAGGTGCTGATCCAACAGCAGGTGAACAACGGTTTCGGCGCAGAGGATATCAAATGGGCCTTTTCGGACCATGAAACCATTCTGGGGTTGGGGCTGAATGCCGTGCTAAATATTCCCGTCGTCCGCAGCGGTAAGGTTCTGGGCACAATTAATTTCCTTAGACAGGATTCTGCGTTCAGCTTGCAGGAGGTTGTTATCGGAAAACAAGTTGCAGTCGCCCTTTCACGTCGAGCCGACCTCTGA
- a CDS encoding LysR family transcriptional regulator, with protein sequence MLLNHRELRVFLSIAQAGSIIAAAERIGMTQPALSRSLRRLEETLQAPLFHRHAGGMTLTSFGETLRRHAEMMEFETSRVIEEIRMLNGAAAGFVRIGLVPSVITTLLRPTLGTIARLAPEIQVQVVEGAGDEMLEAVASGRVDFAIIGSINPDFTSDVIVTPVCEQEVCVLAHPDHPVFRQDALTLSYLTSQRWILPEKGNAIWVGFDALFRRNGLTPPTPALATNSVHTLKSMVHSGEYLTMMTRVIFALEEENRLVRPLPLPETRWKREIVLARRSHHQALPAEKLVLAELMRVARTLPSKAE encoded by the coding sequence ATGCTACTGAATCACAGAGAATTGCGGGTATTCCTGTCCATCGCCCAGGCCGGCTCGATCATCGCGGCGGCAGAACGTATCGGAATGACGCAACCCGCACTCAGCCGCTCCCTGCGCCGCCTAGAAGAAACGCTGCAAGCGCCGCTGTTTCACCGGCATGCGGGGGGAATGACCCTCACGTCCTTCGGCGAGACCCTGAGGCGCCACGCGGAAATGATGGAGTTCGAAACTTCACGGGTGATCGAAGAAATTCGCATGCTCAATGGCGCTGCCGCGGGGTTCGTCAGGATCGGGCTTGTTCCTAGCGTGATCACCACGCTTCTGCGCCCCACCCTGGGCACCATCGCGCGGCTGGCGCCGGAGATTCAAGTGCAGGTCGTTGAGGGCGCGGGCGATGAAATGCTGGAGGCGGTCGCCAGCGGGCGGGTCGATTTTGCCATAATTGGCAGTATCAATCCCGATTTCACCTCGGACGTGATCGTCACCCCGGTTTGTGAGCAAGAAGTCTGCGTGCTCGCCCACCCCGACCATCCGGTTTTCAGACAAGACGCGCTGACGCTGTCCTACCTGACCAGCCAGCGTTGGATACTGCCCGAGAAAGGCAATGCCATCTGGGTCGGCTTCGATGCCCTGTTTCGCCGCAACGGACTGACGCCTCCTACCCCTGCGCTTGCGACAAATTCCGTGCATACACTGAAATCTATGGTCCATTCCGGAGAGTACCTCACAATGATGACGCGAGTGATCTTTGCGCTCGAGGAGGAGAACAGGCTGGTCCGCCCCCTGCCCCTGCCCGAAACTCGCTGGAAGCGCGAAATTGTCCTTGCGCGGCGCAGCCATCATCAGGCCCTGCCCGCTGAAAAGCTTGTTTTGGCGGAACTGATGAGAGTCGCCCGGACCCTCCCTTCCAAAGCCGAGTGA
- a CDS encoding TAXI family TRAP transporter solute-binding subunit, giving the protein MKLFQKGALAAYLALALTGGALAQSGPVAVGTLPQGSLGYSIGAGVALVVSENTDVNMRAVGQGGSSVFIPALNRREIAFSTSNTFEAVFATEGRGNFDGNANPEVRVAAMLQPFEVGIMVAADSEIQSLEDLRGKPFPVGYARQQLVGVMQDAVLEAAGMSSADLDGVPVPNFVEGANLLAQGTVAGVMLAPGSGVVRQTMAQLPVRFITVIDGEDAAKSVAKSLPGSYVGRVEPSDRLPEITEPVDLIGYQYALLTHAGAEDDLVYKVVKALYENKDALAETHGSFRRFNPQDMALTVEGAIYHPGAERFYREVGLLE; this is encoded by the coding sequence ATGAAACTGTTCCAAAAAGGGGCGCTGGCCGCCTATCTCGCGCTGGCATTGACGGGTGGCGCCCTTGCGCAGTCCGGCCCTGTTGCCGTCGGTACCCTGCCGCAGGGTTCCTTGGGCTATTCCATTGGTGCCGGGGTCGCACTGGTGGTGTCCGAAAATACCGATGTAAATATGCGCGCCGTCGGGCAGGGGGGCTCATCCGTATTCATCCCCGCGCTGAACCGCAGGGAGATTGCTTTCTCCACTTCTAATACTTTCGAAGCCGTATTTGCCACCGAAGGCCGCGGCAATTTTGACGGCAACGCGAACCCCGAAGTGCGGGTCGCCGCCATGCTGCAGCCTTTCGAGGTCGGCATCATGGTGGCCGCCGATAGCGAGATACAATCCCTCGAAGATCTCCGCGGCAAACCCTTTCCGGTCGGCTATGCCCGCCAACAGCTGGTCGGCGTCATGCAAGATGCGGTGCTTGAGGCAGCGGGCATGAGTTCTGCAGATTTGGACGGCGTGCCTGTTCCTAACTTTGTCGAAGGAGCTAACCTTTTGGCACAGGGGACCGTTGCGGGGGTGATGCTGGCACCTGGGTCCGGGGTTGTGCGCCAAACCATGGCGCAACTTCCGGTGCGTTTCATCACAGTGATTGACGGTGAAGATGCGGCGAAGTCGGTCGCAAAGTCGCTGCCCGGCAGCTATGTTGGACGGGTTGAACCGAGTGATCGGCTGCCCGAGATCACAGAGCCGGTTGACCTAATCGGCTATCAATATGCTTTGCTGACCCATGCGGGTGCCGAGGATGATCTGGTCTATAAAGTAGTGAAAGCACTTTACGAGAACAAGGACGCGCTTGCCGAAACCCACGGCTCCTTCCGTCGGTTCAATCCGCAGGACATGGCGCTCACAGTGGAGGGAGCAATCTACCACCCAGGCGCAGAGCGGTTCTATCGTGAGGTTGGTCTGCTTGAATGA
- a CDS encoding GntR family transcriptional regulator: protein MAAWDALEPEGKGRPKYLRLTEAFTTCIQQSTYATGGHLPGETEIAAALPIGLSTVQKALSLLVEQGLIIRRRKLGSFIADTRHQVPEVHVYRFRDPATGNWKMPYTRVVDIERVPTAEFGSLLFGFEAEQVIRIDRLVWVTGSQPAYGTMFLHCAHAESFLKRSLEELHGISYHRMLWEDFRIRTASVRHSSRADLLSRQACAHLDLAAPHVGMIWDAYEHDSQDTLQLIQRFELPRGHRPMEIVETKPGF from the coding sequence ATGGCAGCTTGGGATGCTTTGGAGCCCGAAGGTAAAGGGCGGCCGAAATATCTTCGGCTGACCGAGGCGTTCACCACCTGCATTCAACAAAGCACCTATGCCACGGGCGGGCATTTGCCCGGTGAGACCGAGATTGCAGCGGCGCTGCCGATCGGTCTGTCAACGGTGCAAAAAGCCCTGTCGCTATTGGTCGAACAGGGGCTGATCATCCGCCGCCGAAAGCTTGGAAGCTTCATCGCCGACACCCGCCATCAGGTGCCCGAGGTGCATGTCTACCGCTTTCGCGATCCCGCAACCGGAAATTGGAAAATGCCCTATACCCGAGTGGTCGATATCGAGCGGGTACCGACAGCCGAATTCGGGTCGCTCTTGTTCGGCTTTGAGGCGGAGCAGGTGATCCGTATTGACCGGCTTGTCTGGGTCACGGGATCACAGCCTGCCTATGGTACAATGTTTCTGCACTGCGCCCATGCCGAATCCTTCCTGAAACGCTCGCTGGAGGAGCTGCATGGTATTTCCTACCACCGCATGCTTTGGGAAGATTTCCGGATCAGAACGGCTTCCGTGCGGCACAGCTCAAGAGCCGATCTGCTCTCTCGCCAAGCCTGCGCGCATCTGGACCTCGCAGCGCCTCATGTGGGGATGATCTGGGATGCCTATGAGCATGACAGCCAAGATACCTTGCAACTGATCCAGCGCTTTGAACTACCCCGCGGCCATCGTCCGATGGAAATCGTGGAGACCAAACCGGGATTCTAA
- a CDS encoding alpha/beta fold hydrolase, protein MKDQTGTLEQIHYRVTGAGLNLLLVSGLNGQARFWDPVRTSLAKHYTVLTYDQRGCGNTPDDRADWSIETLASDAFALADAVFGTAPFTVVGHSTGGAIAQQMAAAQPERITAVGLSGTWMQADDYMRALFALRQDLLTRAPDLDPILSKILRMPPADFGLPGQDVSLDVSVTSRRIDALIGHQGAPLAPRITAPALVVCARDDRIVPPYLSMALHKALPQSTLHVVQDGGHFFVHSRVELFVRGLLDWLGQIAE, encoded by the coding sequence ATGAAAGATCAAACCGGGACGCTGGAGCAGATCCATTACCGCGTGACCGGAGCGGGGCTGAACCTGTTGTTGGTGTCAGGTCTGAACGGGCAGGCGCGGTTTTGGGATCCCGTCCGCACGTCTTTGGCCAAGCATTATACCGTTCTGACCTATGACCAGCGGGGCTGCGGCAATACGCCCGATGATCGTGCGGACTGGAGCATCGAGACCCTTGCCTCCGATGCTTTCGCGTTGGCTGACGCTGTGTTCGGCACCGCCCCTTTTACCGTGGTGGGCCATTCCACCGGGGGAGCCATTGCACAGCAGATGGCCGCGGCACAGCCAGAGCGGATCACCGCGGTGGGCTTGTCGGGAACATGGATGCAGGCCGATGATTACATGCGCGCGCTCTTTGCTCTGCGGCAGGACCTGCTGACGCGCGCCCCTGACCTGGACCCGATCCTCAGCAAAATCTTGCGAATGCCGCCTGCTGATTTCGGCCTGCCCGGGCAGGATGTCTCGCTGGACGTGAGCGTTACTTCACGTCGTATTGATGCGCTGATCGGTCATCAGGGTGCTCCTCTAGCGCCACGGATCACTGCACCGGCGCTGGTGGTCTGCGCTCGGGATGATCGTATCGTGCCGCCCTATTTGTCTATGGCGCTGCACAAGGCGTTGCCGCAAAGCACGCTTCATGTGGTTCAAGACGGTGGGCATTTTTTCGTGCATTCGCGCGTCGAACTGTTTGTACGTGGCCTTCTGGACTGGCTCGGTCAAATTGCAGAGTGA
- a CDS encoding amidohydrolase family protein, giving the protein MQTEYDVILRGGLVVDPANGLNRVADVALSGGKVAEVGDISGQAHEERDCSGLVVMPGIIDTHVHLSPWLGGKPGHRMLALAGVTFALDLAGPIDGVTRFAAEGGCGLTIGCIDYVRPGHTVTSVNPEMDELRDTLARARKSGAIGLKILGGHFPLTPEATGRVMQVCADEGAYVACHSGTINTPQNVDGMRESCEAADGNPLHLAHINSYTRGLDKSALIEAEEAIALIGSNPNIWAESYLAPINGNSGKCANGVPESVATQRNLERGGFRPTREGLAEAIAAGWAMVHLPKNGIHVLDSGPEGLAAWHQADSDIGISFLANPPEPRMHLATARRADGSFAIDGLATDGGGIPRNDLCSRGLGLVHLDALSMEDFVTKTAVNPARVLGLSARKGHLGTGADGDVTVIDLRRLTPVASYASGKPVLSDGQVVGQGCTMMVPPEGAEHVRSLGLDVLIAEAGSMIPRRANATSSA; this is encoded by the coding sequence ATGCAAACCGAATACGATGTCATATTGCGCGGCGGGCTGGTCGTTGATCCGGCCAATGGGTTGAACCGTGTTGCCGATGTTGCCCTGAGTGGCGGCAAGGTGGCCGAAGTGGGTGATATCTCGGGGCAGGCCCATGAGGAGCGCGATTGCAGCGGCCTCGTGGTGATGCCGGGGATCATCGACACCCATGTGCACCTGTCGCCATGGTTGGGTGGCAAGCCCGGCCATCGCATGCTGGCCCTCGCTGGGGTCACCTTTGCGCTCGATCTCGCCGGGCCGATCGACGGGGTCACCCGTTTCGCCGCAGAAGGCGGCTGCGGGCTGACCATCGGCTGCATTGATTACGTCCGCCCCGGCCATACGGTCACATCGGTCAATCCCGAGATGGACGAGCTGCGCGATACCTTGGCACGGGCTCGAAAATCGGGCGCGATCGGGCTCAAGATCCTCGGCGGGCATTTCCCACTCACGCCCGAGGCAACGGGCCGTGTGATGCAAGTCTGCGCGGATGAGGGCGCCTATGTCGCCTGTCATTCGGGCACCATCAACACGCCACAGAACGTGGATGGAATGCGCGAATCCTGTGAGGCTGCCGATGGAAATCCGCTGCATCTCGCGCACATAAACAGCTATACGCGCGGTCTGGATAAATCGGCATTGATCGAGGCCGAGGAAGCAATTGCCCTGATCGGTTCCAACCCCAATATCTGGGCTGAGTCCTATCTGGCCCCGATCAACGGCAATTCGGGCAAATGCGCGAACGGAGTCCCCGAAAGCGTTGCCACGCAGCGCAATCTGGAGCGTGGTGGATTCCGCCCGACCCGGGAAGGGCTGGCCGAGGCGATCGCGGCAGGCTGGGCAATGGTCCATCTGCCAAAGAACGGCATTCATGTCTTGGACAGTGGTCCCGAAGGGCTGGCCGCATGGCATCAAGCCGACAGCGATATCGGTATCAGCTTTCTGGCAAACCCGCCTGAGCCGCGTATGCATCTGGCCACCGCCAGACGAGCCGACGGCAGTTTTGCCATTGATGGGTTGGCCACCGATGGCGGCGGCATCCCGCGCAACGATTTGTGTTCGCGCGGATTGGGCCTCGTACATCTGGACGCGCTTTCGATGGAGGACTTCGTGACCAAGACCGCCGTCAATCCGGCGCGTGTGCTGGGCCTGTCTGCGCGCAAAGGGCATCTGGGGACCGGTGCTGACGGCGATGTGACGGTGATCGATTTGCGACGGCTGACCCCGGTTGCGAGCTATGCCAGCGGCAAACCGGTACTCTCGGATGGGCAGGTTGTGGGGCAGGGGTGTACGATGATGGTTCCGCCCGAGGGTGCGGAGCATGTGCGCAGTCTCGGTCTGGATGTCCTGATTGCCGAAGCGGGATCGATGATTCCTCGGCGTGCAAACGCGACATCCTCTGCATGA
- a CDS encoding gamma-glutamyltransferase family protein: MNDNWAVATGHPIATGAARRILESGGNAVDAGVAAGIALGVVQPDLVSFAGVAPIILYRAEDARVVSIDGVGVWPRAADVQTMQRNHGDHVPEGLLRTIIPAAPASWIKALAEHGTRSFADVSSEALHAAREGFEVYPLFADFVASRAEKYARFPSTAAIFLPNGRPPQVGEVFRQSDLATTLQTLIDAEADARAAGGNRLDGLAAARAAFYTGPIAKRITDFHAANGGLLQADDLADYDVREEPTYAVNFRGAEIHCCGAWCQGISMAETLAMLELAGPEAVQHDGQIDLHFLLEVLKRVFADREAHITDPRFMKIAPETLLSAEFLASRLASIGEKSDPLPAPAIPHASHSGKAAVFETGCADTSHVSVIDGAGNIFSTTPSDPSYDTVVIPGTGLSVSSRGSQSRAIPGHLNALAPGKRPRLTPNPILGLKNGKPWMAMGTPGGDVQVQAMAQVLVNLLDLEMTPSDAVRAPRVASYAFPGSFAPHDVHPNKVLFEEDLPQHHVDRLTARGHDLAPWPARTWMAGGICVALREDAGVTAVADPRRAGTAETGMTP, translated from the coding sequence ATGAACGACAATTGGGCAGTGGCAACAGGTCATCCCATCGCCACAGGCGCAGCCCGGCGCATATTAGAGTCGGGCGGCAACGCGGTAGATGCGGGCGTTGCAGCAGGCATCGCACTTGGCGTGGTACAGCCTGATCTCGTCTCCTTTGCGGGAGTGGCACCGATCATCCTCTACCGGGCCGAAGATGCGCGGGTCGTAAGCATCGACGGGGTAGGCGTCTGGCCCCGTGCCGCCGATGTGCAAACCATGCAGCGCAATCATGGCGACCATGTCCCTGAAGGGCTGTTGCGAACCATCATACCTGCCGCCCCGGCGAGTTGGATTAAAGCCCTGGCAGAGCACGGCACACGCAGCTTTGCTGATGTGTCGTCAGAGGCCCTGCACGCCGCGCGCGAAGGGTTTGAGGTCTACCCACTATTTGCAGATTTCGTCGCCTCCCGCGCTGAAAAATATGCGCGCTTCCCCTCGACGGCAGCAATTTTCTTGCCAAATGGTCGTCCCCCGCAGGTCGGAGAGGTTTTTCGGCAAAGCGATCTCGCCACAACCCTGCAAACCCTGATCGACGCCGAGGCCGATGCACGTGCAGCAGGCGGCAACCGGCTAGACGGCCTCGCCGCCGCGCGGGCCGCATTTTACACCGGGCCAATCGCCAAACGCATCACAGACTTTCACGCCGCCAATGGAGGCCTGTTGCAGGCCGATGACTTGGCCGACTATGACGTGCGCGAAGAGCCAACATATGCGGTGAACTTCCGAGGCGCCGAGATTCACTGCTGCGGTGCATGGTGCCAAGGCATCTCGATGGCCGAAACCTTGGCGATGCTCGAACTTGCAGGCCCCGAAGCGGTACAGCATGACGGGCAAATTGACCTGCATTTCCTGCTAGAGGTCCTGAAACGCGTCTTTGCCGACCGCGAAGCCCATATCACAGACCCTCGATTTATGAAAATCGCCCCGGAAACCCTTCTCTCGGCTGAGTTTTTGGCATCACGTCTTGCGAGCATCGGCGAAAAATCCGACCCTCTGCCAGCCCCGGCCATTCCCCACGCCTCACACTCTGGCAAGGCAGCCGTTTTCGAAACGGGCTGTGCGGACACCTCCCATGTCAGCGTGATCGACGGCGCTGGAAACATCTTCTCTACCACCCCAAGCGACCCCAGCTATGACACGGTAGTGATCCCGGGCACCGGGCTTTCGGTCTCTTCACGCGGATCGCAAAGCCGCGCCATTCCCGGACACCTGAATGCCTTGGCTCCGGGCAAACGGCCAAGGCTCACGCCGAACCCCATCTTGGGACTGAAGAACGGCAAGCCTTGGATGGCCATGGGCACGCCTGGCGGCGATGTACAGGTGCAGGCCATGGCGCAAGTGCTTGTCAATCTGTTGGACCTCGAAATGACGCCCAGCGATGCCGTGCGCGCACCTCGGGTCGCGTCCTATGCTTTCCCCGGCAGTTTCGCGCCCCATGATGTTCACCCCAACAAAGTGCTCTTTGAAGAAGACCTGCCACAACATCACGTTGATCGCCTTACGGCGCGCGGCCATGACCTTGCCCCTTGGCCCGCCCGGACTTGGATGGCCGGCGGCATTTGCGTTGCGCTGCGCGAGGACGCTGGCGTTACCGCCGTTGCTGATCCCCGGCGGGCCGGCACCGCAGAAACAGGAATGACACCATGA
- a CDS encoding TRAP transporter fused permease subunit has protein sequence MSDILSKQQQAAGRGADMAASVLGIGMVGLAVLWAAGLHRMLRLAIYTEQFLAAMLGLAIAYVFLTKPLRHVPRAIARPLDITLAGIALAGGAWVALRYPELSLAAAIDPAAALWVSLAVLLTLLLALYRVAGWPLTGVVLVFGAYGLWGAALPGQFQALPISPARLSAQLALDTGGILGTPLAIAATVVVVFVAFGRLLDHLGGAAFFTDLAAALMGRYRGGAAKISIVASALFGSISGSAVSNVATTGVITIPLMRKSGFKAENAAGIEAVASTGGQLTPPVMGAAAFLMAEFLNISYAEIVIAALIPAALYYLALFVLADLTAAKEGISGMPAEDRPRIGAVLRAGWVFALPFAALIWALFVLNYQPATAGLVASAILLVVGLVLPAARSALRPDKLIGAIAKGGAGFAQIVVITAAAGIVIGVLNETGLSFGLTSYLVGFAKDEILTLLFLAAAVSIVLGMGMPTIAVYVLLATLVAPALTRLGIEPIAAHLFVLYFGMMSMITPPVAIAAFAAAALADAGPMRTAVAAVRFGWPAFVLPFAFAYNPALLLSGTPSEALIAVILTASGVILVTVAFAGYFSKPLGHLSRIAAGIAGGAMILGTAIF, from the coding sequence ATGAGTGATATCTTATCGAAACAACAGCAGGCAGCGGGGCGGGGTGCCGACATGGCGGCCTCGGTGCTTGGCATCGGTATGGTGGGGCTCGCGGTTCTCTGGGCAGCGGGGCTTCACCGCATGCTGCGGCTGGCGATCTATACCGAGCAGTTCCTCGCCGCCATGCTGGGGCTGGCGATCGCCTATGTTTTTCTGACAAAGCCGCTGCGGCACGTGCCACGGGCGATCGCCCGCCCCCTTGATATAACACTAGCCGGAATTGCGCTGGCCGGGGGGGCTTGGGTGGCACTGCGTTATCCGGAACTTTCACTAGCGGCGGCCATCGATCCGGCCGCGGCGCTTTGGGTTTCTCTGGCGGTCCTTCTGACATTGCTGCTGGCGCTTTACCGCGTGGCAGGTTGGCCGCTTACGGGCGTTGTTCTGGTCTTCGGCGCCTATGGTCTCTGGGGCGCGGCATTGCCCGGTCAGTTTCAAGCACTTCCGATCTCACCCGCGCGTCTATCAGCGCAGCTTGCGTTGGACACCGGGGGCATACTGGGCACCCCGCTGGCCATCGCGGCCACGGTGGTAGTAGTCTTCGTGGCATTCGGACGGCTGCTCGATCATCTAGGCGGCGCAGCCTTTTTCACGGATCTCGCTGCCGCCTTGATGGGTCGGTATCGCGGTGGGGCCGCAAAGATTTCCATCGTCGCCTCTGCTCTTTTTGGGTCCATTTCCGGCAGTGCCGTATCGAATGTGGCGACAACCGGTGTCATCACGATACCCCTGATGCGCAAATCCGGGTTCAAAGCAGAGAACGCCGCAGGGATCGAAGCCGTGGCCTCCACGGGCGGGCAGCTCACGCCGCCGGTCATGGGTGCGGCCGCTTTTCTCATGGCCGAGTTCCTGAATATCTCCTACGCCGAAATCGTCATCGCGGCGCTCATACCGGCCGCGCTTTATTATCTTGCGCTTTTTGTGCTGGCGGATCTGACCGCCGCGAAGGAGGGGATTTCTGGCATGCCCGCCGAGGACCGCCCCCGGATTGGCGCCGTGCTGCGCGCGGGCTGGGTCTTTGCCTTGCCCTTCGCGGCGCTGATCTGGGCGCTCTTCGTGCTCAACTATCAACCCGCGACCGCGGGGCTGGTTGCATCTGCCATCCTCCTGGTGGTGGGTCTGGTATTGCCCGCGGCCCGATCGGCCCTGCGCCCGGACAAGCTCATCGGGGCCATCGCAAAGGGCGGCGCGGGTTTTGCGCAGATCGTCGTGATTACCGCTGCGGCGGGTATCGTTATCGGGGTGCTCAACGAGACTGGTCTCAGCTTTGGTTTGACCTCCTATCTCGTCGGTTTTGCCAAGGATGAGATCCTTACCTTATTGTTCCTCGCGGCGGCGGTCTCCATTGTTCTGGGCATGGGCATGCCAACGATCGCCGTTTATGTGCTCTTGGCCACGCTCGTCGCACCGGCACTGACCCGCTTGGGCATTGAGCCCATCGCCGCGCATCTCTTCGTTCTCTATTTCGGGATGATGTCGATGATTACGCCTCCGGTGGCCATCGCTGCATTTGCCGCTGCCGCTCTTGCAGATGCAGGGCCGATGCGCACGGCGGTTGCGGCGGTACGCTTTGGCTGGCCGGCGTTCGTTCTGCCCTTTGCCTTCGCGTACAACCCGGCCCTGTTGCTCTCGGGGACGCCGTCAGAAGCACTCATAGCCGTCATTCTTACCGCGTCAGGGGTGATTCTGGTGACGGTGGCCTTTGCGGGCTACTTCAGCAAGCCTCTCGGGCATCTTTCGCGGATCGCTGCGGGTATCGCTGGCGGGGCCATGATCTTGGGAACCGCGATATTCTGA
- a CDS encoding alpha/beta hydrolase, with product MLPSVINHAEKVYLDYTQTELDQAYAQAEWASNMNGILASWARRGAACRGPRAGYREAPYGPAPCEKVDVFEVEGPVVHLHIHGGAWQRQSKEDCSFIASAMRARGVPFVVPEFGKLPEYRMPQVLDQIARATLWTYETFVASGRAEGLVISGHSSGAHMAALLASYDFGDALPVSALRAIFCISGSYDLEPVLLSARRQYIDLDDAECQRLSPIQRVAQMRLPIHLLFGTEESPEFIRQSVSYAAVLASGGRLASCEAITGANHFEMADQLGRLESPVGQRLEALLGMPHKASDAPAAQAGNDGVSKINNENDQRRRRR from the coding sequence TTGCTTCCTTCAGTGATAAATCATGCCGAGAAAGTATACCTCGACTACACGCAGACCGAGCTTGATCAAGCCTATGCGCAGGCCGAGTGGGCCTCGAATATGAACGGCATACTCGCCAGTTGGGCTCGGCGCGGCGCGGCCTGCCGGGGCCCGCGCGCGGGCTACCGTGAGGCTCCCTATGGCCCGGCGCCATGCGAGAAAGTCGATGTCTTCGAAGTCGAGGGCCCCGTGGTGCATCTGCATATTCACGGCGGTGCGTGGCAACGGCAATCGAAGGAAGATTGCAGCTTTATCGCATCGGCAATGCGGGCAAGGGGCGTGCCCTTCGTGGTGCCGGAATTCGGCAAGCTGCCCGAGTACCGCATGCCACAGGTGCTGGACCAGATTGCGCGCGCGACCCTATGGACCTATGAGACCTTCGTTGCCTCGGGCCGTGCAGAAGGCCTGGTGATCTCCGGCCACTCATCGGGAGCGCATATGGCGGCGTTGCTTGCTTCTTACGATTTTGGCGACGCCTTGCCGGTTTCCGCGCTTAGGGCGATCTTTTGCATAAGTGGCTCTTATGATCTGGAGCCCGTGTTGTTGAGCGCGCGACGCCAATACATCGACCTTGATGACGCGGAATGCCAGCGTCTTAGCCCGATTCAGAGAGTGGCGCAGATGCGCCTTCCAATTCATCTGCTCTTCGGGACCGAAGAATCCCCCGAGTTCATTCGGCAGTCCGTGTCCTATGCCGCAGTGCTTGCCTCAGGCGGCCGACTGGCTTCCTGTGAAGCTATTACCGGCGCGAACCATTTTGAAATGGCCGACCAACTGGGCCGACTGGAGTCGCCGGTGGGGCAAAGGTTGGAAGCTTTACTAGGTATGCCGCACAAGGCCTCAGATGCCCCCGCTGCGCAGGCCGGAAACGATGGTGTTAGCAAAATCAACAATGAAAATGATCAGAGGAGGAGAAGACGATGA
- a CDS encoding tripartite tricarboxylate transporter substrate binding protein, whose protein sequence is MKRTLLMTTAAMMLAAAPALAEWNPDGPIRLWIGYGAGGGTDVQGRTLAKEIEAKRGWQVIPENKAGDDGTVMSAQLKTEEPDGQTLGFAITTTYDFAPMNSDNLSPEDFTYITTTAGSQMAVLARAESGWKTLDDLKAAAANEQIVWANWGTQVEAGAEIVARALGIEVNHLRMKGGRGTLNALVSMDANVAWGGGVQKPLVEAGELVILSSAETGPVALAPEMPTLMDQGIDLNLGYQYIITGPAGMPDEIREEIGSVIAEILADPQSETRQFIEKQYPPAPIVTQGEALREQILSTYEANVTMMKALAE, encoded by the coding sequence ATGAAACGTACTCTTTTGATGACCACCGCAGCCATGATGCTGGCCGCCGCACCCGCCTTGGCGGAATGGAACCCCGATGGGCCGATCCGGCTCTGGATCGGCTATGGCGCAGGCGGCGGGACTGACGTCCAAGGGCGCACCCTTGCCAAGGAAATAGAAGCTAAACGCGGCTGGCAGGTCATCCCCGAAAACAAGGCTGGCGATGACGGCACAGTCATGTCGGCGCAACTGAAAACCGAAGAGCCCGACGGCCAGACCTTAGGTTTTGCGATCACCACAACCTATGATTTCGCCCCGATGAACAGCGACAACCTGTCACCTGAAGATTTTACCTATATCACCACGACTGCCGGGTCGCAGATGGCAGTTCTGGCGCGCGCTGAAAGTGGTTGGAAAACGCTCGACGACCTAAAGGCGGCTGCTGCGAATGAGCAGATCGTCTGGGCCAACTGGGGCACACAGGTCGAGGCGGGTGCCGAGATCGTGGCCCGGGCCTTGGGTATCGAGGTTAACCATCTGCGCATGAAGGGTGGCCGTGGCACGCTGAACGCGCTGGTATCAATGGATGCCAATGTCGCCTGGGGCGGCGGCGTGCAAAAGCCGCTGGTTGAAGCAGGCGAGCTGGTGATCCTTTCGTCAGCCGAGACAGGGCCAGTAGCCTTGGCGCCCGAGATGCCGACGCTGATGGATCAAGGGATCGATCTGAACCTTGGGTACCAGTACATCATCACCGGCCCCGCAGGCATGCCTGACGAAATCCGCGAAGAGATTGGCAGTGTGATTGCCGAGATCCTCGCTGATCCGCAGAGCGAGACCCGACAGTTCATTGAAAAGCAATATCCGCCAGCGCCCATCGTGACACAGGGCGAGGCATTGCGTGAGCAAATCCTGTCGACCTATGAGGCAAACGTCACGATGATGAAAGCCTTGGCCGAGTGA